A stretch of the Arachis stenosperma cultivar V10309 chromosome 6, arast.V10309.gnm1.PFL2, whole genome shotgun sequence genome encodes the following:
- the LOC130934128 gene encoding uncharacterized mitochondrial protein AtMg00810-like, with protein MFVLVYVDDIIITGDSKEAIDQVIQQLNHKFALKDLGDLHYFLGIQVTKTDAGGLVLSQERYVKDLLKKADIENYKPCHTPLPSSVKLSAFGGSVFHNPKFYRSVVGSLQYLTVTRPELSYCVGRLSQFMHTPLDEHWKLVKRVLRYISGTTSFGLHLHRTSPHNIAAYSDSDWRGDLDDRKSTGGFCVFLGKNLVSWSSKKQGAVARSSTEAEYRAMADLVAELIWIKNFMIELRSQLQASPLIYCDNLSVVLLAANPILHSKSKHFEMDLHFVRDYVTKQAVQVTHVLGTVQLTDVLTKSLPSTAFLESRTKLMVEDLEQYKFLSVRFKEEDSKEQVNSKQYEKDETKNSSNNSRSHNGKITNEQNESVSTKNEVEQQGS; from the coding sequence ATGTTTGTGCTTGTATATGTGGACGATATAATAATCACAGGGGATTCAAAAGAGGCAATTGACCAAGTGATTCAGCAACTAAATCATAAATTTGCTCTCAAGGATCTGGGAGATTTACACTACTTCCTTGGGATTCAGGTAACCAAGACTGACGCTGGTGGTCTAGTTCTATCCCAAGAGAGGTATGTTAAAGACTTACTCAAAAAGGCAGATATAGAAAACTACAAACCCTGCCACACACCTCTTCCATCCTCAGTCAAACTCTCTGCCTTTGGTGGTTCAGTCTTTCACAATCCCAAGTTTTACAGGTCAGTTGTAGGGAGCCTACAATACCTCACAGTCACTCGGCCGGAGCTATCTTATTGTGTTGGGAGACTCTCACAATTTATGCACACACCTCTGGATGAGCATTGGAAGTTGGTAAAGAGGGTGCTAAGGTACATCAGTGGCACAACAAGCTTTGGGTTACATTTACACAGAACAAGCCCTCACAACATTGCAGCATACAGTGACTCGGATTGGAGAGGTGATCTAGATGATAGAAAATCAACTGGAGGATTTTGTGTCTTTCTTGGAAAAAATTTGGTGTCGTGGAGCTCAAAGAAACAAGGAGCTGTTGCAAGGTCCAGCACTGAAGCTGAATATAGGGCTATGGCTGACTTAGTTGCTGAGTTGATCTGGATAAAGAATTTCATGATTGAACTAAGAAGTCAACTTCAAGCATCTCCCTTAATATACTGTGACAACCTTAGTGTAGTATTGTTGGCGGCAAACCCAATCCTACACTCAAAGTCAAAGCATTTCGAGATGGATTTACACTTTGTTCGGGACTATGTTACTAAACAAGCTGTTCAAGTCACTCATGTTCTTGGAACTGTGCAGTTGACTGATGTGCTAACAAAGTCACTGCCCAGTACTGCTTTTCTAGAGTCAAGAACAAAGCTAATGGTAGAAGACTTGGAACAATACAAATTCCTCTCTGTCagattcaaagaagaagatTCAAAGGAACAAGTGAACTCAAAACAATATGAGAAAGATGAGACCAAAAACAGCAGTAATAACAGCAGGAGTCATAACGGCAAGATAACTAATGAGCAAAATGAATCTGTGAGCACCAAAAATGAAGTTGAACAGCAGGGGTCATGA